The Spartinivicinus poritis DNA window TCACTCTACTTTTATAGTAGTTCATTAGTTCGAAACTTAGTTAGCAATGTATTTTACATTAAAAAAGCTTATAACAAGCTATATTCTGTGGGTTATAGTTATTCCTTCCAGCACTATTGCTGAGGCTATACATATAGCTAATGGTGAGTGGCCACCTTATCACTCTAAAAAACTTAAGCACTATGGGTTTGCATCTCATATCATAACTTTAGCTTTTGCTGAAGAAGGAATGAGCGTCAAGTATGACTTTCTTCCATGGAAGCGAGGCATGTATATGGCTAAACAAGGAAAGTTAGATGGAACAGCGGTATGGAGGAAAAAAGATGAGTTTCAAAAATATTTTTACTACAGTGAACCTATTTTTGAAACTGAGACAGTATTTTTTCATTTAAAAAGCCTAACTTTTCATTGGAAAAAGTTTTCTGATCTAAAAGGATTAGTT harbors:
- a CDS encoding substrate-binding periplasmic protein, whose product is MYFTLKKLITSYILWVIVIPSSTIAEAIHIANGEWPPYHSKKLKHYGFASHIITLAFAEEGMSVKYDFLPWKRGMYMAKQGKLDGTAVWRKKDEFQKYFYYSEPIFETETVFFHLKSLTFHWKKFSDLKGLVIGGTIGYGYNKDYDLAEKSNQYSIKRVISDEINFHKLILSRIDIFPITKEVGYHILKTKFPSKVNIITHHPTPLTPEAERSLHLLISKKSRKHELILKSFNRGLKKLREKGKLTILYNNLEQGKYIK